Proteins encoded within one genomic window of Lepidochelys kempii isolate rLepKem1 chromosome 11, rLepKem1.hap2, whole genome shotgun sequence:
- the ZNF804A gene encoding zinc finger protein 804A isoform X1: protein MECYYIVISSTHLSNGHFRNIKGVFRGPLSKNGNKTLDYAEKENTIAKALEDLKANFYCELCDKQYYKHQEFDNHINSYDHAHKQRLKELKQREFARNVASKSRKDERKQEKALQRLHKLAELRKEAACAPGSGPMFKSTTVTVRDNFHEIPQSTIIDASNKQQNVNCTLMHNAQNAKDVAFSASESAINNKSDTLKLGDQVQGVHGHKIGFSFAFPKKASVKLESSAAVFYEYNDETSSEHGISRRSRFVPGACNLQFPSATEIVLCSEEKQNYSHPLMEKCTDTAEASEVQESKQLSSKEKNIILENTVLVPADSHLKQPVSCDLDDYCVDVNSPALRDQSLSTVAISNQALPVESHSSEKLGKKSPARDITDDCLPLQDITEENNKYINSDSSTTEAEIKKLGSDLHMSSNSEGESTALQNKQETHKRPCEPFVPVLSKHGLSVLQWPSEMLIYTNTEPSISYSCNPLCFDFRSSRASDCMEKTKHQSNVHHSHDKTESNQSLVLDDTDKSISECADYKTEINKNVCDQATSLITDVLLAKSCEPATNQDKMCLDASFRTGKTEKYHISKSHLRQDTRIDDKHSKVWNKETHKRWFHRNRKRKRRKLCHHHHEEIAKADTEISSTAEQKINYVNEDKHQHLQNTSGKCRDEIGSIWLATEQLQQSCQKLGIGNSDHKRTMSTSTNIHGDKGQCGTWNTKNSYDHCTDSEPLHRKYKASSHRQSKQLTLNSGRHNLMYSRTLCSCKVRRSSCSPDHKCLEKCTSQSQSIKRAYNFLTDEPERSHRKRRQHTYSCSSDESSCRQAFLSEAYLRQTSNLAAHCKPKRKRRRKRSRTHHIFVNKELRRNENHRPSRGNSTLNILGELLTQENIQQTKTQPIKDYTKNMAETTQLVENKLTLQSDGLLLSENNKSTECSTMQSSPSIFLEHFTHSSASVIEHSVPTTATPENKLEEEKKHENVRARESQAPYKVPSIDRNVEQTTRKPYLCQHEVAETIPQEKINEATSEWLRYNSGIINSPPPLSFKEAHINSHAFLTTEQILAPFTLPDQTLIFPPENHGKFKDLQCEAYQQLMQQNMLANKVKFAFPPTAIQPNPPLQPLPLQQPLRSTSVTTIHHTVLQQHAAAAAAASTFKVLQPHQPFLSQVPTLSRTPLPHLAVGPRLCPGTHTTFVAPPQLPLIPTSVLHPSHLAFPPLPHALFPSLLSPHPAVIPLQPLF, encoded by the exons agACTCAAGGAACtgaaacagagggagtttgctcGAAATGTAGCTTCCAAGTCAAGAAAAGATGAAAGGAAACAGGAAAAGGCCCTCCAACGTTTGCACAAGTTAGCTGAACTGAGGAAAGAGGCAGCATG tgctcCTGGGAGTGGTCCCATGTTCAAGTCCACTACAGTTACTGTGAGAGATAATTTCCATGAAATCCCACAAAGTACTATCATAGACGCTTCTAACAAACAACAAAATGTCAATTGTACATTAATGCACAATGCACAGAATGCGAAAGATGTTGCTTTTTCTGCTTCGGAAAGCGCAATTAATAACAAATCTGACACTCTCAAACTTGGGGATCAAGTACAAGGAGTCCATGGACATAAAATAGGATTCTCTTTTGCTTTTCCTAAGAAAGCATCAGTGAAGTTGGAGTCCTCAGCTGCTGTATTCTATGAATATAATGATGAAACATCCAGTGAACATGGAATTAGCAGAAGAAGTAGATTTGTTCCAGGAGCTTGTAATCTTCAGTTTCCATCAGCAACAGAAATAGTTTTGTGCTCTGAGGAGAAACAAAACTACAGTCACCCACTGATGGAAAAATGTACTGACACAGCAGAAGCTTCTGAAGTTCAGGAGTCAAAACAACTATCCAGTAAGGAGAAAAATATAATACTAGAGAATACAGTATTAGTTCCAGCCGATTCTCATTTGAAACAACCTGTGTCTTGCGATTTGGATGACTATTGTGTTGATGTCAATTCACCAGCATTACGAGATCAATCACTGTCCACAGTTGCCATTAGTAATCAGGCACTACCTGTAGAAAGTCACAGTTCTGAGAAGTTGGGGAAAAAATCCCCAGCTCGTGATATCACTGATGATTGCTTACCTTTGCAAGACATCACAGAGGAaaacaataaatacattaatagtGATTCATCCACAACTGAAGCAGAAATTAAAAAACTTGGCTCTGACCTACATATGTCATCAAATTCTGAAGGGGAGAGTACAGCCTTACAAAACAAACAAGAGACACATAAAAGACCTTGTGAACCATTTGTTCCTGTTCTGAGCAAACATGGATTGTCTGTTCTTCAGTGGCCATCCGAAATGTTAATTTACACAAATACAGAACCATCCATTTCATATAGCTGTAATCCTTTATGTTTTGACTTCAGGTCATCACGAGCAAGTGACTGCATGGAGAAAACTAAACATCAGTCAAATGTACATCATTCTCATGACAAAACTGAGTCCAACCAGAGTCTTGTTTTAGATGACACAGATAAATCTATTTCAGAATGTGCTGATTACAAAAcagaaattaataaaaatgtgtgCGACCAAGCAACATCACTTATAACAGATGTTTTGTTAGCTAAAAGCTGTGAACCTGCAACAAATCAAGATAAAATGTGCTTGGATGCCTCTTTCAGGActggaaaaacagaaaaataccaCATTTCCAAAAGCCATTTACGACAGGACACCAGGATAGATGATAAACACAGCAAAGTCTGGAACAAAGAAACTCACAAAAGATGGTTTCACagaaataggaaaaggaaaaggagaaaattaTGTCATCACCATCATGAGGAAATAGCAAAAGCAGACACTGAAATTTCTTCAACAGCTGAACAGAAAATTAATTATGTCAATGAAGATAAACATCAGCACCTTCAAAATACTTCAGGGAAGTGCAGAGATGAAATTGGAAGCATATGGTTAGCTACAGAGCAGTTACAACAGTCATGTCAAAAACTTGGCATTGGAAACAGTGATCACAAAAGAACCATGTCCACATCAACAAACATACATGGTGACAAAGGCCAATGTGGGACCTGGAACACAAAAAATAGCTATGACCACTGCACTGACTCTGAACCTCTGCACAGAAAGTACAAAGCAAGCTCTCATAGGCAGTCAAAACAACTGACTTTGAATTCTGGAAGACATAACTTAATGTATTCTAGAACATTATGTAGCTGTAAGGTCAGAAGATCTAGCTGTAGCCCAGATCATAAATGTTTGGAAAAATGTACAAGTCAAAGCCAGTCCATCAAGAGAGCTTACAACTTTCTGACTGATGAACCTGAAAGATCCCATCGAAAGCGAAGACAACATACATATTCTTGTTCATCGGATGAAAGTTCATGTAGACAGGCATTTTTATCAGAAGCGTATCTCAGGCAAACAAGTAATTTAGCTGCACATTGTAAGcctaaaaggaaaaggaggagaaaaagatCTAGAACCCATCACATATTTGTCAACAAAGAACTAAGAAGAAATGAAAATCATAGACCTTCCAGAGGAAATTctacattaaatattttgggggaattgtTAACACAAGAAAATatacaacaaacaaaaactcaaCCCATAAAAGATTATACAAAAAATATGGCGGAAACAACACAGCTGGTAGAAAACAAGTTGACTCTACAATCTGATGGTTTACTTTTATCAGAAAATAACAAGTCAACAGAGTGTTCAACAATGCAGAGCTCTCCGAGTATATTTTTGGAGCACTTCACGCATTCCTCTGCTTCTGTTATTGAACATAGTGTTCCGACAACTGCAACACCAGAGAACAAgctagaagaagaaaagaaacatgaAAATGTAAGGGCTCGTGAAAGTCAAGCTCCTTATAAAGTGCCCAGTATTGATAGAAATGTGGAACAAACTACTCGCAAACCATATCTATGCCAACATGAAGTAGCAGAGACCATAccacaagaaaaaataaatgaggcAACCAGTGAATGGCTGCGGTATAATTCAGGCATAATTAACAGCCCTCCACCTTTGTCATTCAAAGAAGCACATATAAATAGCCATGCCTTTTTAACCACTGAACAGATACTTGCCCCATTTACGTTGCCTGATCAGACATTGATATTTCCCCCAGAAAACCATGGAAAATTCAAAGACTTGCAATGTGAGGCCTATCAGCAGCTCATGCAGCAAAACATGCTGGCTAACAAGGTGAAGTTTGCCTTTCCACCCACTGCAATCCAACCTAATCCTCCTCTGCAGCCTTTGCCCTTGCAGCAGCCCTTACGTTCTACCTCTGTAACCACAATCCATCACACGGTTTTACAGCAGcatgctgccgctgctgctgcagCAAGTACATTTAAGGTTCTCCAGCCTCACCAACCGTTTCTTTCACAGGTCCCAACCCTTTCAAGAACACCTTTACCTCATCTCGCAGTAGGACCTAGACTTTGCCCAGGAACCCACACAACTTTTGTTGCTCCGCCACAACTGCCACTAATTCCAACTTCCGTCCTTCATCCGAGTCACCTGGCTTTCCCCCCATTACCTCATGCATTGTTTCCTTCGCTGCTTTCACCACACCCAGCTGTCATTCCATTGCAGCCCCTCTTCTAG
- the ZNF804A gene encoding zinc finger protein 804A isoform X2 gives MEIFYILQLQSLDYAEKENTIAKALEDLKANFYCELCDKQYYKHQEFDNHINSYDHAHKQRLKELKQREFARNVASKSRKDERKQEKALQRLHKLAELRKEAACAPGSGPMFKSTTVTVRDNFHEIPQSTIIDASNKQQNVNCTLMHNAQNAKDVAFSASESAINNKSDTLKLGDQVQGVHGHKIGFSFAFPKKASVKLESSAAVFYEYNDETSSEHGISRRSRFVPGACNLQFPSATEIVLCSEEKQNYSHPLMEKCTDTAEASEVQESKQLSSKEKNIILENTVLVPADSHLKQPVSCDLDDYCVDVNSPALRDQSLSTVAISNQALPVESHSSEKLGKKSPARDITDDCLPLQDITEENNKYINSDSSTTEAEIKKLGSDLHMSSNSEGESTALQNKQETHKRPCEPFVPVLSKHGLSVLQWPSEMLIYTNTEPSISYSCNPLCFDFRSSRASDCMEKTKHQSNVHHSHDKTESNQSLVLDDTDKSISECADYKTEINKNVCDQATSLITDVLLAKSCEPATNQDKMCLDASFRTGKTEKYHISKSHLRQDTRIDDKHSKVWNKETHKRWFHRNRKRKRRKLCHHHHEEIAKADTEISSTAEQKINYVNEDKHQHLQNTSGKCRDEIGSIWLATEQLQQSCQKLGIGNSDHKRTMSTSTNIHGDKGQCGTWNTKNSYDHCTDSEPLHRKYKASSHRQSKQLTLNSGRHNLMYSRTLCSCKVRRSSCSPDHKCLEKCTSQSQSIKRAYNFLTDEPERSHRKRRQHTYSCSSDESSCRQAFLSEAYLRQTSNLAAHCKPKRKRRRKRSRTHHIFVNKELRRNENHRPSRGNSTLNILGELLTQENIQQTKTQPIKDYTKNMAETTQLVENKLTLQSDGLLLSENNKSTECSTMQSSPSIFLEHFTHSSASVIEHSVPTTATPENKLEEEKKHENVRARESQAPYKVPSIDRNVEQTTRKPYLCQHEVAETIPQEKINEATSEWLRYNSGIINSPPPLSFKEAHINSHAFLTTEQILAPFTLPDQTLIFPPENHGKFKDLQCEAYQQLMQQNMLANKVKFAFPPTAIQPNPPLQPLPLQQPLRSTSVTTIHHTVLQQHAAAAAAASTFKVLQPHQPFLSQVPTLSRTPLPHLAVGPRLCPGTHTTFVAPPQLPLIPTSVLHPSHLAFPPLPHALFPSLLSPHPAVIPLQPLF, from the exons agACTCAAGGAACtgaaacagagggagtttgctcGAAATGTAGCTTCCAAGTCAAGAAAAGATGAAAGGAAACAGGAAAAGGCCCTCCAACGTTTGCACAAGTTAGCTGAACTGAGGAAAGAGGCAGCATG tgctcCTGGGAGTGGTCCCATGTTCAAGTCCACTACAGTTACTGTGAGAGATAATTTCCATGAAATCCCACAAAGTACTATCATAGACGCTTCTAACAAACAACAAAATGTCAATTGTACATTAATGCACAATGCACAGAATGCGAAAGATGTTGCTTTTTCTGCTTCGGAAAGCGCAATTAATAACAAATCTGACACTCTCAAACTTGGGGATCAAGTACAAGGAGTCCATGGACATAAAATAGGATTCTCTTTTGCTTTTCCTAAGAAAGCATCAGTGAAGTTGGAGTCCTCAGCTGCTGTATTCTATGAATATAATGATGAAACATCCAGTGAACATGGAATTAGCAGAAGAAGTAGATTTGTTCCAGGAGCTTGTAATCTTCAGTTTCCATCAGCAACAGAAATAGTTTTGTGCTCTGAGGAGAAACAAAACTACAGTCACCCACTGATGGAAAAATGTACTGACACAGCAGAAGCTTCTGAAGTTCAGGAGTCAAAACAACTATCCAGTAAGGAGAAAAATATAATACTAGAGAATACAGTATTAGTTCCAGCCGATTCTCATTTGAAACAACCTGTGTCTTGCGATTTGGATGACTATTGTGTTGATGTCAATTCACCAGCATTACGAGATCAATCACTGTCCACAGTTGCCATTAGTAATCAGGCACTACCTGTAGAAAGTCACAGTTCTGAGAAGTTGGGGAAAAAATCCCCAGCTCGTGATATCACTGATGATTGCTTACCTTTGCAAGACATCACAGAGGAaaacaataaatacattaatagtGATTCATCCACAACTGAAGCAGAAATTAAAAAACTTGGCTCTGACCTACATATGTCATCAAATTCTGAAGGGGAGAGTACAGCCTTACAAAACAAACAAGAGACACATAAAAGACCTTGTGAACCATTTGTTCCTGTTCTGAGCAAACATGGATTGTCTGTTCTTCAGTGGCCATCCGAAATGTTAATTTACACAAATACAGAACCATCCATTTCATATAGCTGTAATCCTTTATGTTTTGACTTCAGGTCATCACGAGCAAGTGACTGCATGGAGAAAACTAAACATCAGTCAAATGTACATCATTCTCATGACAAAACTGAGTCCAACCAGAGTCTTGTTTTAGATGACACAGATAAATCTATTTCAGAATGTGCTGATTACAAAAcagaaattaataaaaatgtgtgCGACCAAGCAACATCACTTATAACAGATGTTTTGTTAGCTAAAAGCTGTGAACCTGCAACAAATCAAGATAAAATGTGCTTGGATGCCTCTTTCAGGActggaaaaacagaaaaataccaCATTTCCAAAAGCCATTTACGACAGGACACCAGGATAGATGATAAACACAGCAAAGTCTGGAACAAAGAAACTCACAAAAGATGGTTTCACagaaataggaaaaggaaaaggagaaaattaTGTCATCACCATCATGAGGAAATAGCAAAAGCAGACACTGAAATTTCTTCAACAGCTGAACAGAAAATTAATTATGTCAATGAAGATAAACATCAGCACCTTCAAAATACTTCAGGGAAGTGCAGAGATGAAATTGGAAGCATATGGTTAGCTACAGAGCAGTTACAACAGTCATGTCAAAAACTTGGCATTGGAAACAGTGATCACAAAAGAACCATGTCCACATCAACAAACATACATGGTGACAAAGGCCAATGTGGGACCTGGAACACAAAAAATAGCTATGACCACTGCACTGACTCTGAACCTCTGCACAGAAAGTACAAAGCAAGCTCTCATAGGCAGTCAAAACAACTGACTTTGAATTCTGGAAGACATAACTTAATGTATTCTAGAACATTATGTAGCTGTAAGGTCAGAAGATCTAGCTGTAGCCCAGATCATAAATGTTTGGAAAAATGTACAAGTCAAAGCCAGTCCATCAAGAGAGCTTACAACTTTCTGACTGATGAACCTGAAAGATCCCATCGAAAGCGAAGACAACATACATATTCTTGTTCATCGGATGAAAGTTCATGTAGACAGGCATTTTTATCAGAAGCGTATCTCAGGCAAACAAGTAATTTAGCTGCACATTGTAAGcctaaaaggaaaaggaggagaaaaagatCTAGAACCCATCACATATTTGTCAACAAAGAACTAAGAAGAAATGAAAATCATAGACCTTCCAGAGGAAATTctacattaaatattttgggggaattgtTAACACAAGAAAATatacaacaaacaaaaactcaaCCCATAAAAGATTATACAAAAAATATGGCGGAAACAACACAGCTGGTAGAAAACAAGTTGACTCTACAATCTGATGGTTTACTTTTATCAGAAAATAACAAGTCAACAGAGTGTTCAACAATGCAGAGCTCTCCGAGTATATTTTTGGAGCACTTCACGCATTCCTCTGCTTCTGTTATTGAACATAGTGTTCCGACAACTGCAACACCAGAGAACAAgctagaagaagaaaagaaacatgaAAATGTAAGGGCTCGTGAAAGTCAAGCTCCTTATAAAGTGCCCAGTATTGATAGAAATGTGGAACAAACTACTCGCAAACCATATCTATGCCAACATGAAGTAGCAGAGACCATAccacaagaaaaaataaatgaggcAACCAGTGAATGGCTGCGGTATAATTCAGGCATAATTAACAGCCCTCCACCTTTGTCATTCAAAGAAGCACATATAAATAGCCATGCCTTTTTAACCACTGAACAGATACTTGCCCCATTTACGTTGCCTGATCAGACATTGATATTTCCCCCAGAAAACCATGGAAAATTCAAAGACTTGCAATGTGAGGCCTATCAGCAGCTCATGCAGCAAAACATGCTGGCTAACAAGGTGAAGTTTGCCTTTCCACCCACTGCAATCCAACCTAATCCTCCTCTGCAGCCTTTGCCCTTGCAGCAGCCCTTACGTTCTACCTCTGTAACCACAATCCATCACACGGTTTTACAGCAGcatgctgccgctgctgctgcagCAAGTACATTTAAGGTTCTCCAGCCTCACCAACCGTTTCTTTCACAGGTCCCAACCCTTTCAAGAACACCTTTACCTCATCTCGCAGTAGGACCTAGACTTTGCCCAGGAACCCACACAACTTTTGTTGCTCCGCCACAACTGCCACTAATTCCAACTTCCGTCCTTCATCCGAGTCACCTGGCTTTCCCCCCATTACCTCATGCATTGTTTCCTTCGCTGCTTTCACCACACCCAGCTGTCATTCCATTGCAGCCCCTCTTCTAG
- the ZNF804A gene encoding zinc finger protein 804A isoform X3: MTKRLKELKQREFARNVASKSRKDERKQEKALQRLHKLAELRKEAACAPGSGPMFKSTTVTVRDNFHEIPQSTIIDASNKQQNVNCTLMHNAQNAKDVAFSASESAINNKSDTLKLGDQVQGVHGHKIGFSFAFPKKASVKLESSAAVFYEYNDETSSEHGISRRSRFVPGACNLQFPSATEIVLCSEEKQNYSHPLMEKCTDTAEASEVQESKQLSSKEKNIILENTVLVPADSHLKQPVSCDLDDYCVDVNSPALRDQSLSTVAISNQALPVESHSSEKLGKKSPARDITDDCLPLQDITEENNKYINSDSSTTEAEIKKLGSDLHMSSNSEGESTALQNKQETHKRPCEPFVPVLSKHGLSVLQWPSEMLIYTNTEPSISYSCNPLCFDFRSSRASDCMEKTKHQSNVHHSHDKTESNQSLVLDDTDKSISECADYKTEINKNVCDQATSLITDVLLAKSCEPATNQDKMCLDASFRTGKTEKYHISKSHLRQDTRIDDKHSKVWNKETHKRWFHRNRKRKRRKLCHHHHEEIAKADTEISSTAEQKINYVNEDKHQHLQNTSGKCRDEIGSIWLATEQLQQSCQKLGIGNSDHKRTMSTSTNIHGDKGQCGTWNTKNSYDHCTDSEPLHRKYKASSHRQSKQLTLNSGRHNLMYSRTLCSCKVRRSSCSPDHKCLEKCTSQSQSIKRAYNFLTDEPERSHRKRRQHTYSCSSDESSCRQAFLSEAYLRQTSNLAAHCKPKRKRRRKRSRTHHIFVNKELRRNENHRPSRGNSTLNILGELLTQENIQQTKTQPIKDYTKNMAETTQLVENKLTLQSDGLLLSENNKSTECSTMQSSPSIFLEHFTHSSASVIEHSVPTTATPENKLEEEKKHENVRARESQAPYKVPSIDRNVEQTTRKPYLCQHEVAETIPQEKINEATSEWLRYNSGIINSPPPLSFKEAHINSHAFLTTEQILAPFTLPDQTLIFPPENHGKFKDLQCEAYQQLMQQNMLANKVKFAFPPTAIQPNPPLQPLPLQQPLRSTSVTTIHHTVLQQHAAAAAAASTFKVLQPHQPFLSQVPTLSRTPLPHLAVGPRLCPGTHTTFVAPPQLPLIPTSVLHPSHLAFPPLPHALFPSLLSPHPAVIPLQPLF, encoded by the exons agACTCAAGGAACtgaaacagagggagtttgctcGAAATGTAGCTTCCAAGTCAAGAAAAGATGAAAGGAAACAGGAAAAGGCCCTCCAACGTTTGCACAAGTTAGCTGAACTGAGGAAAGAGGCAGCATG tgctcCTGGGAGTGGTCCCATGTTCAAGTCCACTACAGTTACTGTGAGAGATAATTTCCATGAAATCCCACAAAGTACTATCATAGACGCTTCTAACAAACAACAAAATGTCAATTGTACATTAATGCACAATGCACAGAATGCGAAAGATGTTGCTTTTTCTGCTTCGGAAAGCGCAATTAATAACAAATCTGACACTCTCAAACTTGGGGATCAAGTACAAGGAGTCCATGGACATAAAATAGGATTCTCTTTTGCTTTTCCTAAGAAAGCATCAGTGAAGTTGGAGTCCTCAGCTGCTGTATTCTATGAATATAATGATGAAACATCCAGTGAACATGGAATTAGCAGAAGAAGTAGATTTGTTCCAGGAGCTTGTAATCTTCAGTTTCCATCAGCAACAGAAATAGTTTTGTGCTCTGAGGAGAAACAAAACTACAGTCACCCACTGATGGAAAAATGTACTGACACAGCAGAAGCTTCTGAAGTTCAGGAGTCAAAACAACTATCCAGTAAGGAGAAAAATATAATACTAGAGAATACAGTATTAGTTCCAGCCGATTCTCATTTGAAACAACCTGTGTCTTGCGATTTGGATGACTATTGTGTTGATGTCAATTCACCAGCATTACGAGATCAATCACTGTCCACAGTTGCCATTAGTAATCAGGCACTACCTGTAGAAAGTCACAGTTCTGAGAAGTTGGGGAAAAAATCCCCAGCTCGTGATATCACTGATGATTGCTTACCTTTGCAAGACATCACAGAGGAaaacaataaatacattaatagtGATTCATCCACAACTGAAGCAGAAATTAAAAAACTTGGCTCTGACCTACATATGTCATCAAATTCTGAAGGGGAGAGTACAGCCTTACAAAACAAACAAGAGACACATAAAAGACCTTGTGAACCATTTGTTCCTGTTCTGAGCAAACATGGATTGTCTGTTCTTCAGTGGCCATCCGAAATGTTAATTTACACAAATACAGAACCATCCATTTCATATAGCTGTAATCCTTTATGTTTTGACTTCAGGTCATCACGAGCAAGTGACTGCATGGAGAAAACTAAACATCAGTCAAATGTACATCATTCTCATGACAAAACTGAGTCCAACCAGAGTCTTGTTTTAGATGACACAGATAAATCTATTTCAGAATGTGCTGATTACAAAAcagaaattaataaaaatgtgtgCGACCAAGCAACATCACTTATAACAGATGTTTTGTTAGCTAAAAGCTGTGAACCTGCAACAAATCAAGATAAAATGTGCTTGGATGCCTCTTTCAGGActggaaaaacagaaaaataccaCATTTCCAAAAGCCATTTACGACAGGACACCAGGATAGATGATAAACACAGCAAAGTCTGGAACAAAGAAACTCACAAAAGATGGTTTCACagaaataggaaaaggaaaaggagaaaattaTGTCATCACCATCATGAGGAAATAGCAAAAGCAGACACTGAAATTTCTTCAACAGCTGAACAGAAAATTAATTATGTCAATGAAGATAAACATCAGCACCTTCAAAATACTTCAGGGAAGTGCAGAGATGAAATTGGAAGCATATGGTTAGCTACAGAGCAGTTACAACAGTCATGTCAAAAACTTGGCATTGGAAACAGTGATCACAAAAGAACCATGTCCACATCAACAAACATACATGGTGACAAAGGCCAATGTGGGACCTGGAACACAAAAAATAGCTATGACCACTGCACTGACTCTGAACCTCTGCACAGAAAGTACAAAGCAAGCTCTCATAGGCAGTCAAAACAACTGACTTTGAATTCTGGAAGACATAACTTAATGTATTCTAGAACATTATGTAGCTGTAAGGTCAGAAGATCTAGCTGTAGCCCAGATCATAAATGTTTGGAAAAATGTACAAGTCAAAGCCAGTCCATCAAGAGAGCTTACAACTTTCTGACTGATGAACCTGAAAGATCCCATCGAAAGCGAAGACAACATACATATTCTTGTTCATCGGATGAAAGTTCATGTAGACAGGCATTTTTATCAGAAGCGTATCTCAGGCAAACAAGTAATTTAGCTGCACATTGTAAGcctaaaaggaaaaggaggagaaaaagatCTAGAACCCATCACATATTTGTCAACAAAGAACTAAGAAGAAATGAAAATCATAGACCTTCCAGAGGAAATTctacattaaatattttgggggaattgtTAACACAAGAAAATatacaacaaacaaaaactcaaCCCATAAAAGATTATACAAAAAATATGGCGGAAACAACACAGCTGGTAGAAAACAAGTTGACTCTACAATCTGATGGTTTACTTTTATCAGAAAATAACAAGTCAACAGAGTGTTCAACAATGCAGAGCTCTCCGAGTATATTTTTGGAGCACTTCACGCATTCCTCTGCTTCTGTTATTGAACATAGTGTTCCGACAACTGCAACACCAGAGAACAAgctagaagaagaaaagaaacatgaAAATGTAAGGGCTCGTGAAAGTCAAGCTCCTTATAAAGTGCCCAGTATTGATAGAAATGTGGAACAAACTACTCGCAAACCATATCTATGCCAACATGAAGTAGCAGAGACCATAccacaagaaaaaataaatgaggcAACCAGTGAATGGCTGCGGTATAATTCAGGCATAATTAACAGCCCTCCACCTTTGTCATTCAAAGAAGCACATATAAATAGCCATGCCTTTTTAACCACTGAACAGATACTTGCCCCATTTACGTTGCCTGATCAGACATTGATATTTCCCCCAGAAAACCATGGAAAATTCAAAGACTTGCAATGTGAGGCCTATCAGCAGCTCATGCAGCAAAACATGCTGGCTAACAAGGTGAAGTTTGCCTTTCCACCCACTGCAATCCAACCTAATCCTCCTCTGCAGCCTTTGCCCTTGCAGCAGCCCTTACGTTCTACCTCTGTAACCACAATCCATCACACGGTTTTACAGCAGcatgctgccgctgctgctgcagCAAGTACATTTAAGGTTCTCCAGCCTCACCAACCGTTTCTTTCACAGGTCCCAACCCTTTCAAGAACACCTTTACCTCATCTCGCAGTAGGACCTAGACTTTGCCCAGGAACCCACACAACTTTTGTTGCTCCGCCACAACTGCCACTAATTCCAACTTCCGTCCTTCATCCGAGTCACCTGGCTTTCCCCCCATTACCTCATGCATTGTTTCCTTCGCTGCTTTCACCACACCCAGCTGTCATTCCATTGCAGCCCCTCTTCTAG